The DNA sequence TCGGAGACTTCCAGCAGTGTTTTGACGATCATGCAGGCTCTGGCAGGCGGCTCTGCGCCCCCGAGGCACCCAAGGACCAGTTCGCGTAAAAAGGCTCTCAGAGCCTCCAACGCACTCGGCTCCCGTTTCAGATGGCCCTGAAGTTCGCTCGCCATGGCGGCGGCATACCGATCCAACGCCTCCAGAAAGAGCGTCTCCTTATTGCCAAAGGCGGCGTACAGGCTGCCCGGACGCATATCGAGCGACTGCTCCAGGTGTTTTAGCGAGGTGGCATGGTAGCCACGAGACCAGAACAGACGAACGGCCTGATCAAGCGCTTCCTGTCGGTCATATTGAGGCGCGCGTGGCATGGAAATCCTCTGGCACATTTATAAAAAAGCGACTAGCGAGAAATATACTTGAACAAATACTCAATAACAACTACAGTGATCTCGTAATTGAGCAATCATTCAACAAAGGAGCACCTCATGAGCGATTTCAAACTGCACGACCTCGATAGCGCACCGGAAGAAGCCAAACCCCTGCTGAAGAAGTCCCTGAGTGACTTTGGCATGATCCCGAACCTGCACGCGGTGATGGCCGAGGCGCCGGATACCCTTGCGGGCTACCAGACGCTGCACGAACTGGTGCTGAATTCCAGCCTGAACAAGGACGAGAAAACCGTGGTCTGGCAGAGCATCAACGTGGAGAACCAGTGCCACTACTGCGTTCCCGCCCACAGTGGCATTGCCCGTTCCATGAAGGTGTCGGAGGATATTGATAACGCCTTGCGGGACCAGACACCGCTGCCGGATGACAAGCTGGAGGCGCTGCGCGATTTCACCCTGTCGGTACTGCGCAAGCAGGGCAATGTCAGCGATCAGGACCTGAAGGCGTTTTATGCGGCGGGGCACGGCCACCGGCAGGTACTGGAAGTGATTCTCACCGTCTCCCAGAAGGTGATGAGCAACTACATCAACCACATTGCCGGCACACCGGTCGACGAGCCGTTCAAGGCGTTTGAGTGGAAGGCGTCGTAATTGACTGAAGCCACCGGGCCCTCGCCCGGTGGCTTTTTGCGGGTCAGGGCAGGTACACCCGGACAAACACCGCTTTCAGATAATCGGTCTCGGGGATGGCCGGGTGCACGGGATGATCGGCGCCCTGCCCGCCCTGGGCGATGATCTGTACGTGACGGTCCAGGTGCCGGCCGGCACCGCGCACGATATCGGTCAGCGATTCCCGGGCCAGGTGCATGGAGCAGGACGCCGACACCAGCAGGCCATCGCGGCCCAGCAGTCGAATGGCCAGCTCATTGATGTGGCGATACGCCGCCTCTCCGGCCTTCTGGTCCTTGCGCCGTTTGATAAACGCGGGCGGGTCCAGCACCACCACATCGAAAGTTTCACCGTCGGCGATCAGTGCCTTGAGCACGTCAATGGCCTTGCCCTGAAGCGCGCTGACCCGGTCCGCCACGCCGTTCAGCTCGGCATTGGTGGCCACTCCGTCCAGCGCCGTGGCCGAGGCATCCACACAGACCACTTCCCTGGCGCCGGCGTTGGCAGCCGCCACACCCCAACCGCCCATATAGGAAAAGACATCCAGCACCCGGCGATCCCGACACCAGCCCTGCAGGCGGGCGCGATTGTCGCGGTGATCGTAGAACCAACCGGTTTTCTGACCCTGTCCTACCGGAATCCGGAAGCGGGCCCCATTCTCCACCAGCTCCAGAGTGTCCGGCATGGTGCCGTGGGCGACTTCCTGATAGCGCGCCAACCCCTCCAGCTCTCGGGCGCCGTGATCGTTGTCCAGCAGAATGCCCGCGGGCTTCAGACACTGTACCAGTGCCTCGATAATATCGGCCTTGTGCCGCTCCATGCCGGCACTGGCAATCTGAACCACCAGATAGTCACCGAAGCGGTCCACCACCAGCCCGGGGAGCAGATCGGAATCGCCGTAGATGAGTCGGTAATAGGGGCCGGGAAAGAAGGCATCGCGCAAGGCCAGAGCCTGATTGATACGGTGCACGAGCAGGGATTTACTCAGGGGCTGCTCCGGATCGCGATTGACCAGCCGCGCGCAGATCAGGCCGGCCGGATTGACCACCGCCACCCCGAGCGCCTTGCCGGTGCTGGCCAGGACCAGCGCCTGATCCCCGGGCTGGAACGCCTTGAGCGGCGTTTTGGCCACGTCCACCTCGTTACTGTAGATCCACAGGTGGCCGCGTTTGAGGCGACGGTCGGTATTTTTCTTGAGCTGCAAGGGGGGCAATGACACGGGTCGTTCTCCAATGACGATCGACCGCCGGAAGTGGCGGCGCTCGCCATTCTACGCGAGACCACGACCGGACACGATCACTCCGGCTGTGGAATAGGCAGTTGGGATCTTTCGGCAAAGCGGCTCCGGTCTTCTTCGGTAGCGCCCTCACGACACTCTCCCCGCAGCCACATCTCGGCCCGGGACAGACGATAGTCCAACTCCAGAAAGCCCTCCCGGCAGTACCCGGTGAGTGTCACGGCCCGCTCGGCGTCGCTGCGCAACTGCCGGTACTCGCGGCTGCCCAAAGGCTCCCGACGACGATGCTCGGTCACATCCTTAGGGGACCGGTACACCTGCACCAGTGGCCGCTGACGGGCATCCGGCACATCCAGTTGATACACAAACAGTTTGCTGCTGTTGGGCCGCAGATCAATCGACAGCGTCTCTTTCAGGCCCCCGTAATGGCGCCCACCGCTACTGCACCCGATCAGCAGGGTACCGATCAACACTCCGGTCACGCCCAACCACCACCGGCCTCTGCCATTGCCCATATTCCGTTCCCCACTGCTCAAGATGTTGCCGTTCAGGCCGACAACCCAATACGAAACCCTAAAACATTTCCCTGGTATTGACCACCAGCGGAGCGACCCGGTGACCAAGTACAGCCGTTTACCATTGCCATTGGCCCCTGCCCGCAACGCCCTGCTGCTACTGGTGGCCACCGCCCTCATGGGTGACGCCACCGCCGGTCCCAGCCAACCACATTTTGGCAGCCACCCTCAGGGCACCCACGGCCAGCATACCGCACAGTACGAACCGGTCTCAGGATCGGACCCAGACGCCCCGCACCCGGCGGCCACGGCTTCACCGAGCACCGCCGCCCTGGCCTGCCCCCACGGAGCAAGGGAGTACCGTAAGTCATTGCTGATCACCGCCTTCCCCCGCCGGGAGCGGGCCGAAGCTAACGCAGGCGGCCTCTCGGGCGCCGAGCAGGCTCTGGCTGAGCGCCTGGGAGAACACCTGGCCCGGGGCAACCAGCTGTTTCAGTACCAACTGATCGGGCAAAGCCTGCCGGAACCGTCCGCCAATTCGGGCCAGCCCATTCGCCAGTTGGCCCGGGAGCATGGCACGCAACTGGTGCTCAGCGGCACACTCCATGACCTGGGCATGGCCCGCCCCGGGGATGCGCTCAACCCCGGCCTGGTGACCCGCGCCCGCAACGCCGCCGTCAGCACCCTGCGCCTGAAGCCAGAATGGGACACCCGGCAACGGGATTTTGTTCTACAGCTGAATTTACACGATGGCCATACGGGACAGCGATTACACACGCGGAGCTACCGTTTGGCGGGAATATGGAACCCCAGACGCCCGGAGCGCGCCCGATTCGGGACCCCGGCGTTCTGGGAGACCGACTACGGCCAGAAGATTGAAGCGGTGTTGGCCGAGGCGGGCCGGGCGTTGAACGAAGTGATTCGCTGCCAGCCTCTGGTGGCGCGTCTGGACCCACCCCATTCGGGCGCAACCACACTGCTACATGCCGGACACGTCCAGGGGTTACAAGTGGGGGACCGACTGCCTCTGCACCGGATCAGCCTGCGGCCCATTCCGGGGGAGTATCGGCAGTACAGCGCGCACCGCCTGGAGAGCGGCGTTCATCTGAGGGTGGAGAAGGTTCACCCTCAAACCAGCGAGGTGCGCCTGGAGGGCGCCACCTCACTGCACGGTGAACACTATGCGGTGACACCGGGCCAGGCACCCTCAGAAAACGAGGTGTACACCTGGCTTCAGAACTGACTCTGTCTCAGGGGCTGACTCAGGCGTCGGCCGGCTGCGAGGACTCGCCCTGCTTGCGAACCTGCTGTACCGCCTGGGCGAATACCGCATCGAAGTTGATCGGAGGCAGCATCAGGGGCGGGAAACCGCCGCGGGACAGCGTGGAGTCAATCACTTCGCGCGTGTAGGGGAACAGGATCTGGGGGCAGGTGGTGTTGATCACCTGGCTCAACTGGGCTTTCTCCAGCCCCTGAATCGCGAACAGGCCAGCCTGCTTCACTTCCACCAGAAACACCACCTTGTCATCCATCGTGGCGGTGATGGTCATCAACAGCACCACTTCGTAGTGGTTTTCATCCAGGTTGTTGACCTGAACATTCAGCTCCTGATCAATTTTCGGTTTCCAGGCACGGTTGAAGGATTCAACGCCCATGGGCGTTTCAAAGGACAAATCCTTCAGGTAGATCCGCTTGATCTGAAGACCGCGCGGCGCTTCCTGAGTGGCGCCAGCGCCGTTTTCCTGAGTGGTGTTTTCATCTGCCATAATTAGGTTTCCGTTGGTTCAATCAATTAGCCCTGAATCGGCCGCTGTCGGTGAGCGCTCAGCCCAGCATGTC is a window from the Marinimicrobium koreense genome containing:
- the secB gene encoding protein-export chaperone SecB, whose translation is MADENTTQENGAGATQEAPRGLQIKRIYLKDLSFETPMGVESFNRAWKPKIDQELNVQVNNLDENHYEVVLLMTITATMDDKVVFLVEVKQAGLFAIQGLEKAQLSQVINTTCPQILFPYTREVIDSTLSRGGFPPLMLPPINFDAVFAQAVQQVRKQGESSQPADA
- a CDS encoding flagella assembly protein FlgT middle domain-containing protein, with protein sequence MTKYSRLPLPLAPARNALLLLVATALMGDATAGPSQPHFGSHPQGTHGQHTAQYEPVSGSDPDAPHPAATASPSTAALACPHGAREYRKSLLITAFPRRERAEANAGGLSGAEQALAERLGEHLARGNQLFQYQLIGQSLPEPSANSGQPIRQLAREHGTQLVLSGTLHDLGMARPGDALNPGLVTRARNAAVSTLRLKPEWDTRQRDFVLQLNLHDGHTGQRLHTRSYRLAGIWNPRRPERARFGTPAFWETDYGQKIEAVLAEAGRALNEVIRCQPLVARLDPPHSGATTLLHAGHVQGLQVGDRLPLHRISLRPIPGEYRQYSAHRLESGVHLRVEKVHPQTSEVRLEGATSLHGEHYAVTPGQAPSENEVYTWLQN
- a CDS encoding class I SAM-dependent rRNA methyltransferase; this translates as MSLPPLQLKKNTDRRLKRGHLWIYSNEVDVAKTPLKAFQPGDQALVLASTGKALGVAVVNPAGLICARLVNRDPEQPLSKSLLVHRINQALALRDAFFPGPYYRLIYGDSDLLPGLVVDRFGDYLVVQIASAGMERHKADIIEALVQCLKPAGILLDNDHGARELEGLARYQEVAHGTMPDTLELVENGARFRIPVGQGQKTGWFYDHRDNRARLQGWCRDRRVLDVFSYMGGWGVAAANAGAREVVCVDASATALDGVATNAELNGVADRVSALQGKAIDVLKALIADGETFDVVVLDPPAFIKRRKDQKAGEAAYRHINELAIRLLGRDGLLVSASCSMHLARESLTDIVRGAGRHLDRHVQIIAQGGQGADHPVHPAIPETDYLKAVFVRVYLP
- a CDS encoding TetR/AcrR family transcriptional regulator; protein product: MPRAPQYDRQEALDQAVRLFWSRGYHATSLKHLEQSLDMRPGSLYAAFGNKETLFLEALDRYAAAMASELQGHLKREPSALEALRAFLRELVLGCLGGAEPPARACMIVKTLLEVSEDDEPLRTRVNALLGSMELAIEQLLKRSVAQGDLRSDVDPGRLARVVQVQIMGLRTYAQRDLTPGVLESLLADVFSLLDNYRSLPTTA
- a CDS encoding carboxymuconolactone decarboxylase family protein, whose translation is MSDFKLHDLDSAPEEAKPLLKKSLSDFGMIPNLHAVMAEAPDTLAGYQTLHELVLNSSLNKDEKTVVWQSINVENQCHYCVPAHSGIARSMKVSEDIDNALRDQTPLPDDKLEALRDFTLSVLRKQGNVSDQDLKAFYAAGHGHRQVLEVILTVSQKVMSNYINHIAGTPVDEPFKAFEWKAS